The window AGGCAACACCCTCACTTGATTTTACAAAGAGTCAAAGGTTTGTCACTATCTGCAACCCCGCTGCATCTAATCACCAACTGACAGATGAGATCCTGAGTCATTTAGACACAGATGGGAAAAAATGCTGGTTTTATATTGGTCATATGAAAGGCTATATTCTATTGTCATGCTATTCTACTTggcaacaaattttattttatagttttatcctGATTTCAGAGAACTTGTCATTAGTAGAGGTGCACCTGAAAGGTTTTGTCTTCCTGTGGTATTTTGTGCTTCTATGGATTGTGTACGAGCATCACACTACACTGCTGTTCGCCCTGTCTGCTCATTACGGCTCTCCTAGCTGTAAATGCTGATATCTGCACTATCAGTTCAACGCTGACCATTCAGTGCTGAAGACAGGTTGAAGTCAGAGAACTGCCCGTTCTCTAATCGGATTAGCCAGCTGTGTGGACATGCCAGTGTTTAGCTTCTTTGTGCCAGCCATCTCGTTCTGTATGAGTGTGTGGCGAAAGAAGCAGGTCTGCAGTGCCATTTAGGGAAATAAGAGGAAGTGCCCATGATTATTGAGCATTGACTGTTTGTCACCCCTCACCTGGATTAACTCAGCTACCACAGCATTCCCCCTGAGCAGGTCCTGTTAGCCCCCAttgcagatggggaaacaaaggcacagagaagttaagtggtGGGAttggatttaaacccaggcagtctgccCCAGAACCTATCCTTTTCTGAACTATTACATTATATTGTTTTCCTGTTAAAATTCATACCAAGTAGTCATTGGTATGTGTTTTACTCCATGGTCAGTTTATTCTACTGAATGTCATGATAACTCTTTTTGAGTTAGCTGTTACATGTATGTACAGCCTTTTCTTCTTATCCCACTAGCTCCTACCTAAGCCATAGTATAGCCATGGTGTTGCACATAGATAATTAGTGCAAGCCTCAGATTAAAGACCCACAGATTGATGCTGTCCATAGAAAGGCGGTGCTGGTGGAATCCTTGGGTAAGAGGAATCCTTGCCCTGATGAACAGTGCACAGAGCTGCATGGGCTATTCAGCAAGCAGTGACATTCTGCATTTGACAAGTCTCCTGGGCTGTGAAATGGAATTAGGGTTGGGAGAATGATTACCTGAAGAGTTTGGAAAAACACGTGACGACACCAATTTTTGAGCTCTGGTATTTGAAACTTGTTTCTGGAAACATTATATGGTTTATTGGATCCTAAATCCAACCGCATGagcctttttgctttctttttattttaaaacacctaTGGCAAATTGCAGTCATGGAAGTACGATGACCTCATCAGAGACTCATAgagtctttttaattaaaattcattCCAAGTTCATGGCTTTAGGCCTACAAAAGCTGTactattcaaataatttatttggatttccaaataaaaagtattaCTTCTGTATTTTGCAGGGCTATATCCGACAGTGCCGCAAGCACACAGGAATGTTCACCGTTGCGCAGCTAGCCACTATTTTTGGAAACATTGAAGATATTTACAAATTCCAAAGAAAGTTTCTGAAAGACCTTGAGAAACAGTACAACAAAGAGGAACCTCACTTAAGTGAAATAGGATCTTGCTTTCTTCAAAATGTGCGTCACCCTTTACTTCATTATTAATAACATCTGCTTACATAATTTTGAAGTGCATCTCCACAGAAAACAGGAGtctcttttgttttattgtttgtttgctaGATGAATCTTCCATAGAAAGGAGATGTTTCTTCTATCTTATATGCTTATCATATAAACAAAATCTGTATAGTTAATCTTGTCTAAATGTCccaaattcattttttcaaaatccTTTTATGTAGTCTGGAATTAGGGGGTTACATTTGgagtaattactttttaaaaatttctaagggTTATGCCATAAGAACTATGGAGTCCTTCCTAATAATATCCAGGAAGTGTCTATTACATTTCAGGCACTGTTTCCAGGGTTTTCTTATATTAGCTTGTGTATTGCTATGAGGTAGATATGATTATCTCTCActttctagatgaggaaactaaggcccagagagtaAGTAACCCAAGACCACATACCAGTAAGAGGCATCTGTGAAGGCAGACCCGGGCATGCGGCTCCAGGACGCATGGTTGTGATACTGTAACTGCCTCAGAACCTTCCTGTGATAacatgcatttatcattttttaacttaTGATTGACTATTACTACTTAACCGCTAAAGGATTTCAGAGGAAGATTTTAGTCCCAGCCCAAATAGCTAGGGAACAgtaagagtaataataataacaatgacagCCTCACCACACCTTCACTTCCTGGGTGCTGGGCTCAGTAGCTGTCTAGAGTCCTCTGGGGCAGATAGATTTTAAGTGGCTGGGCATAATGTTTTTGTGTTAAGTTAGTCAGCTGGAGGCTGGGCCCCATGTGTGACGTGGGCATATCTGGGACATTGTCACAGGCCTCCTTGTGTGGCCTGTGCAGAAGGTTCCTGCAGGAGCCAGCTTAGGACAGGCTGGAGGCCAGGTGGTGGCATGAGGAAGGTAAGTCTCACAGTGAGGACAGGGGAGTACTGCTGCCACCAGGGAAGGGGTCTTGGCGGGCCCAGCCAGGGTGACGGCAGAGAATTGGGAAGAGAGGTATGTTGAAATGGGCATTTTTGAGGAAAACCTGACAAGACTAGTTGTAAACCACAAAGAATAAGCAACGATTAAAACTGCATACATGGTTTTCAGCGAGTTGAAAAAATTTGTGGGAGGGGGACGTTAGAGGCCCTGCTCCCCACCTTCCAGGATGAGCGTGAGGCAGGCTAGAAAGAGACCAGGGTGCTGAGTTCCAGGGCAGCCTCATCCCCAACCCCCTCAGGAGCCTGCTGAAGCACCCCTTCTCGCCGGCCAGATAACGCTTGCGGAAACCATGGCAGGGCAGCTTGGGTGCCAGCGGATTTCATGCCCTGTCCTTCTTGCAGTAGTCCATCTTCCTCCTTTCTAGGAGTGTCCCTTAGAGAGGGCTGGGATGATGCCTGTCTTTGTCATGTCCCAGAGGCACCCCAGAAGCTGACGAAGCTGTACTTTTCCTTCCCAGCAAGAGGGCTTTGCCATCTATTCCGAGTACTGCAACAACCACCCGGGCGCCTGCCTGGAGCTCGCCAACCTCATGAAGCAGGGCAAGTACAGACATTTCTTTGAAGCCTGCCGCCTGCTGCAGCAGATGATTGACATCGCCATCGACGGGTTCCTGCTCACACCAGTGCAGAAGATCTGCAAATACCCGCTGCAGCTGGCCGAGCTGCTCAAGTATACCACACAGGAACACGGGTGAGGGGCATGGGTAAGGGGCACAGGTGAGAGCACTGCTGCCATTACCCGTAGGCAGCTCTTAACTCCAGGCAGTGATAGGTGGGCTTCAGTGTCAGCcttaacactttgggagctcCATGGGAGAAGTTTTCAGGTTGTTTAGAATGTGTGCAATTAACTATTGAAATAGAGTGGTTGAAGAGCCTCCAGGATATCCAGTCCTAGAGCTATGAAGACACAAGGGCCATTCGTGAGCTGTGCCACGAGTGCATGGCGGCTTTTGTTGTATTGTTATGTTGCTTACCTGTATTTTATAAACATGTCTTTGAGTACTCAGTAGTTAGTAAAGACGGTTTCTGAGGGAAACAGACCAGTGTGAATGGAAAGCCATAACTCTGGTTCTCTCCTGTACCCTTGAGGTTGACGTACAGCAGCTCGGCTCAGAGCAGGATTCTTTATGGCAGAAACATTACTTACTAGTGGCTTACCTAAAGTTACTTGTTGTTAAGCAGTCTCTATTTAGCAACCCCTTCTCTATTTAGAAGGGGTGAGGGCACACACAAGCTTGAACTGTAAAAGGGTGTGGATTGTCAGGGGTGCAAACCCATATGGGGCAGCTGAGAAGACCAGGGCATTGGGCACCTGCTGGGCCCTGAGCCGTTCCCTACCCACCGGGGTGCCGACTCTCTGGTCTTCTCCCTGTTCCCTCCTGCTGGGAGCACAGGGCTTCCTTCCATGCTTACCTGAATGCTGCATCTCCCTTCGAGCTTCCTTGGTGCCTGACTAAGCTCTTCTTGTTACTCACACTTCTGTTGTTTGGATCTCGGCTTCTCCTGAACAACAAGCAACAAAAtacactctctctctgtctttatttttttatttttttatttttttttttgagacggagtctcgttctgtcgcccaggccggactgcggactgcagtggcgcaatctcggctcactgcaagctccgcttcccgggttcacgccattctcctgcctcagcctcccgagtagctgggactacaggcgcccgccaccgcgcccggctaattttttgtatttttagtagagacggggtttcaccttgttagccaggatggtctcgatctcctgacctcatgatccacccgcctcggcctcccaaagtgctgggattacaggcgtgagccaccgcgcccggcctctctctgtctttattATCTGCCTTGGTTGTTTCTGGATTCTTCTCACGCCCTTGTTCCCTAGCTATATGATCTCTTCTGGGGGAGCCAAAAGTTACCCTTTGTTTCCTTAATAGCCAACCATCATTTCGTGCATGCACAGAAGCCTTTGTGTGGTTATACATTAGGCATGTCACCCATTCAGCATTGGAATGTGCATGCCCATTTTCCATGCCATGGGAAAATGTCATCACAGCACAGCCCAGCTGTTGGGTACCTCAAGGTAGCAGTGCTTGGCTAATTCTGAGTTCTCACCTGGCCAGCAGGGACAGGATAGTCATAGGGCaactgctatgtgccaggctccaAGCCAGGCTACCCAGGGGCGCAGGGGTCTAGGCTAAAGCTGACTCTTTTAGATGAGAATCGAAACAGGGTCCATGCCCCTGACACAAAGTCTTTAACTGCACCTGCAGCTCTGGAGAGGGTCATCTCAAAGGGTCCtaatgagaagaggaagagggaagggattGTACCAGGAGGAAATTTCTATGGCAAACCACAACAGTTCTGGGTTTCAGCAGCTAAATATCTTCCTGCAGGGAGTGGAGAGTGAATCATTATTTTGTCCTCTCTGCCTCTGAACTCCTGTGGAGAGACAGacttaaaaaaggaaacttctggccgggcgccatggctcacgtctgtaatcccaccattttgggaggccgaaacgggtggatcacatgaggtcaggagtttgagaccagcctggccaaatggtgaaatcccatctctactaaaatgcaaaaattagctgggcatggtggcgggcacctgtaatcctagctaattgggaggctgaggcacgaaaatcgcttgaacccaggaggcggaggttgcaatgagccgagatcgcaccattgcactccagcctgggtgacagagtgagactttgtctcaaaaaaaaaaaaaaaaaaaaaaaaaaaggcgaggGTGTGGGGAGAGCCTTCTTACAATTAGATTGGAAAGTAAAGAATAAGAGCAGATCACTGAACAATAGACACTAGATATGGGTGTTAGCTAAAGAGTTAGGActaaaggaattagaaaaaggaGTTCATTGAAATAGATAAAAGAAGAGagagctatatatttttttctttttctgatggagaaatcagaaaagttcagtggaaaaaaaaaaacagggaagtcAAGAGAGCcacaaaattgaagaaaaaaaattatagttgtaAATACCTTCTACAGATTTTCAAAGACACTTTTAAGAAAATGTCCTGATGGCATGATGAGGAGTCAGAGCCAAAGacaattaataagaaaattaagaagcAAAGACTTCTTGAAAGACGTGGGCAGGCAGCTTAGTACATTCCGAGATGGGAAAGCTGGGTCCAGAAGTCCACACCTCACTCTTCAGTagttgattttcttcctttaaggGCATTTTTCACCAAGAGCATTTGCAGATTTtggttttttcaaaataaaaattagttgacATGACAGAAAGTCCATTTCCTTGTCTtaagtaaaacaaagcaaaaattcttttaaaaaaaccattaCAATTTAGTTTTGTCCAGAAAAACTTATTTTGCGACCCTTTCTTCATTGCTGGAGGCCTCTTTGGGGGCTCTGTGCCCATTATTTTGGCAGTCCCTGGTGTcattcttgctcctgctctctgCGCCACTTCTGGGTGTGAATGGGCGTCTCTGAAGACAGCAGGGTCTGCTTGGTGGGCAGTGTCTGGGGACTTCACAGGAGCTGGGATGAATTGTGTTTGGTAAATAGACAATAGAATCTGCTTTCAAGGCTTTCCCATGGCTGCGCAGGAGGATTCTAATTCATTCCAGCTGTGATGGAGTGGCCCTGTCTGTGCTGTAAGTTGCCACGGGAAAGCGGAAAATATAGCTCATTAGCTGGATGGTTGGTCTCCATGGCCCCGCATTATTAACGCTGAGCAAAACCTGAATGGGAAGCTTGCAGATACTGGACATGCTCTGTGCTAGCCTGTGTGTAGATTAAAACTGTAGTTTCTGCTTTTCCGGTGCCTACAGTTTTAGCGGGCTTGGGAGCGGGGCCCTCCTGGGGAGAACATTTTAGCTTGACGTGACTGTGGTGGACGGAAAGCACCAGAAAGGAAGATCTGTTGGTGAGGCGAATGCCATACTGGCATTTCCGTAACTCACCACTTCAGGTGCCTGTCCTCTCCTGTCCTTTCCCGAACAGCATAAAAGATGAAGACTCAGAGCAAATAGTCACTGTTGAAAATGGTTAgtgatttttaaagtactttatgTAGCAAGAGTGGTTATATGAGAATCAGAGCCATAATAAAGACTGTTCTTTCTGTATTAATGAAAGTCACCCATTGTCACCGTGACTAAAACTTACTTATTTGTGGCATTTACTGTCATTCATTGTAATTTCTGGGAAATgagtgaaaacatttttattccaaaGAATTCTGAATTGCACTGGGTCAGCTCCCTTAATCTATGGCAGACTGTAGTCTATTCACAAGGGAACAAGAAAAAGGGAAACAGTGGCTAATGACGTAAATGTCACTTTGTCTAGAGCATTCGTATACGAAGAAGCGCCCCAGTGGATTATTTTGCCAGTCCTCATTTGTAAGGTGCATGTTATGTGATTAAAATTAACCTCCCATCTTGCAGTGATTACAGCAACATAAAGGCAGCATATGAGGCCATGAAGAATGTGGCCTGTCTGATCAACGAGCGCAAGCGCAAGCTGGAGAGCATCGACAAGATAGCTCGCTGGCAGGTGTCTATCGTGGGCTGGGAGGTAAGTGGAAAGCACCCCACATGATCCCATGCCACTCGCCCTTCCCGCACCTTTGATCTGGTGCAGATGCACTTTAATATCCTGTGGTCAATATCTTATATTCTTGGCTTTAATGGTACATATACCATTAATGGTAAATGTATTTCGAGGCATACTGTTGAATTTAACAGTCGACTACTTTATACCCCACTCCcataagaaataaaatctgaaGAGTATCTGCAGTTAATTTATTGCtgagcctctctctctcctcgTAGAGGGAGTACCGTGGGAACAGTAGAGGGCATTTCAGTTGCAGCCACATAACATAGTAGTAGAAGTATGGGGGACTCTGGAGTCCCTGCCCACATGTGAATCCTGTATGATCTGgccaagattaatttttttatcttataaATTGGGGAGGAAAATATTACCTACCTCATAGGCTACCGTGAGCATTTTATAAAAcagtacaggccaggcacagtggctcacacctgtaatcccagcactttgggaggccaaagtgtgagaatcgcttgagcccaggagtttgagactagcctgggcaacatggcaagaccccatctctacaaaaagtaaaaaaaatcagccaggcatggtggcatacacatgtattcctggctactcgggaggctgagttgaaaggatcacttgagcctaggaggttgaggctgcagtgagccgtgatcgtgcccctgcactctagtctgggtgacagagcaagactccgtctcaaaaaaaaaaggaaagaccacAAATACAATGCCTGTAATAATGGTCCAACAaattctcactctctctctctctctctctctctctctctgtattcaTAAAAACAGTGACAATAGCACCTGTATGTGTTTACCACATGTCTGAATGGCACTGATCTGAGCCATTTGTACatatatgaactcatttaatcctctacACCATCCTATGAAGTAAGCactattattatacccatttaacagatgggaaaactgaagcacagaaaggttaaataacttgcccaagaccacacagctcaaaagtagcagagctggattcaaacccaagcaggCACCCTGGCTTCAAAGTCCGTGCTGGTGATCACTGTGCTCTACCGCCATTAAATTAAGAACAACAAGCAGATGCCATTCAGATTGTTTTTAGACCAAGCTACATTGATTTTACATCTATTAATTGGTCAGAACTCACTCTCCCAGAGGACTGAGAAAGTTTGGAGCAAGAAGTTAGGTTTTTAACTGAAATAGGCTATAGGTGGTGAAAATTGGAGAGAAACACATACATTTCAAGGGCCTTATAGACTTCTGGAGTTTGGGCAGGATCTCTGAGAACACTGAGTCCAACTCTTTTATTTCATCAGTGAAGAATCTAGGGCACGGAATTGCTCTGAGCAAGTAAATAGAAGAACTATTTTGGAGTCAGGCTCTTTTGCCTCCAAAAAATATTGTGTGTGACTGGGATTAAGGGAGAATCAAATCTTATTTAACAAAGGCCATTGTCATACCAAATACCATAAAGTAACATTGGATTAGATTCAacctaaatataataaaagtgtgtttttctttttgattttggaCGCTGACATTTAGGGGATAATTTGTCAGAAGTTAATTTCTTGCTGACAATTTATCGTCTGGCCTTTTGTTTCTATGACCCTGAACAAGTTGCAATTCCAGGGAGCTGCCATATACTCAACGCAAATAATGTCAGGTCCATAATCACGATACTGTGTCCCCTGCATGAATGCTTTCTCCCATGTAAGCCTGCGTGCTCTCACTCTTGGAGGCTCCGTTTGGGTCAGCTGCTGTTTCAGATCTTGACTGGGTTCCATTAATTCAGCATGCCTCTTACCAGAGGCTTCAGGCTAGGAAGACCCCTCAGCTAACACAGAGGCACTGTCACATTTTTCTagtaagcaggaaaaaaaaaagaaaaggaagaaatttcaGGCACCAGGAGACCAATAAATCCAGGTTTATTACAAATAACCTTTGAGGCCCTGCCCACCTGTGAATGGGGACAGGTGGTAGGCAGCCTCAGGTACCTAGAAagtctgagaaagattctgtgtTAGGAGTCTCTTCCATATCCTAACACCTGAAGGAATCCAAATTgggagtttgtttttgttgttgttgttgtttgtttgtttgttgttgttgttgtttagagagaagggtcttgctctgcccctcaggctggagtgtactggcgtGATCACcattcactacagcctcaaactcctgggctcaggggatcctcccgcttcagcctcctaagtagctaggactacaggtgtgtgccaccatgcctggctaatttttaaaattttatgtggagatggggtcttgctgtgttgcccaggctggtctcaaactcttggcctcaacgatcctcccaccttggcttcttaagtagctaggactacagctgtgGTAGAATTGGAAGGTCTTAAGATGTGTTTTCATCCTTCCAGGGACTGGATATCTTAGACCGAAGCTCAGAATTGATTCATTCTGGGGAGCTGACCAAAATCACTAAGCAAGGCAAAAGCCAGCAGCGGACGTTCTTCCTGTTTGACCACCAGCTGGTGTCCTGCAAGAAGGACCTGCTGCGCAGGGACATGCTGTACTACAAGGGCCGGCTGGACATGGATGAGATGGAGCTTGTGGACCTGGGGGATGGGCGCGACAAGGACTGCAACCTCAGCGTGAAAAATGCCTTCAAGCTCGTCAGTAGGACCACAGACgaggtttatttgttttgtgcCAAAAAACAAGAAGACAAGGCGAGGTGGCTGCAGGCCTGTGCAGATGAAAGGAGGCGGGTGCAAGAGGACAAGGAGATGGGTGAGCAGCCCTTGGCTCTGCAGGCACCTGTGCCTCTGCTTGCTGTAATAGCTTCATTCTCCACTCCCATGGGCCTGCTCTGCCCAGCCTTCTCCCTCAGAGCTGAATCCCACCATGGGGAAAGGACAAGGGATCTGCAAACCCTAAATACTTCTGAATGCACTTACAAGACAGACCATGTCAGATGTAGTTACTACCGGCAACATTTATTCAGTATTTACCTTGTGCCAGACATTCTGTGGCCCATTTATAGAGATTGTCTCATTGAATCCCTATGAAGTGGTTGCTGTTATTAtacccaatttacagatgagaaaattgaggcttatgGAACTGGCCCACTCTTGCACTGTGGCCACATAACAtttaaatccagcactttggatgcCACATGCAGGGtatgaagaataaataataaaaccagtTCAGTGTGACCCCAGAGATGGAACCCCACTATGGTGACCATCACCCAGGCTATCAGAAGTATCACGTGATTCTGGAGGCCTCCCCTTTGGCTGTGCCTGTGCAATACCTTCAGTGTTCTTCACTGCCACAGTTGATCCACACCCAGCAGCCTGCCCTCATGCTTCCCATCTCTCCCTATGAAACTCAGGATGCCGCATCGTCCATTGCAGTTAAGGCGATGGTACTTCACACCCAGTGTTACATTTGTACTTCTTTGGTTTGTCTTCCCAGCTTCTGCTGACCTGGAGGTGCAGTGTGGCCCCTGAGACTGAAGCTGCCATGCCTGGCATTAATGATGGCAGCACCCACAGTCTCTGAGCCTCTATTTCATTGCCTCCCAAGCTCTTTAGGGTTTTGAGCACAATCTGTTGAATGGAAGTCAGGGAGCCACAGTGAAGGATATTCATCTCTGCAGCCCAAGTGAGCCCAGCCCTCAAAAGTCATGGTCCAGGACGGAGGGGAGCCAGCATACGCCCCTCCCCATCCTTGCCCACTGCCATGAGGACAGCAGGACTAAAAACCAGGAGGTGCTTTTTCTGTCCTCCCCAGCCACTGGCTCTAAGCTTGGCTACAGAATTTGGTCTCACCCACAGGAGGTTTTGTGAGATTCTGCAGTAGAGTTGGAGGGATTTACAAGTTGGTCAGGCTAAAACGGAAGCAGGGATCGACTTGGAAACACTCAATGGGTAGACATTGGCCTGGACTTGGGCCACTCCAAGATACAGAGCTCCCCACATCACAGGCAGCCCCTTACACCAAGTGTCAGGGTGTCCTTTACACTAAGAGGAAATCTGATTCCCAGCAACAGCCATAGATTATTGGTGCAGACTCTGGGGCCCCATTGGAATAGGGCTAATCACTCGTGCCCAGAATTCATTTGAAGATGACAGTTACTAAAATGCAAAATGACAGAGCCACAAAATCTTAGTTTTAGTCGTCATATGACGTTGTCTAGCGCAGGCCCTGAAGTCATCTGTAAGTCAGAGTGTTTGGATTCCCAAAGACGGCACTATTTAGTGGGGGCATCCTATGTGCTTTCAACAGTGTCTCTCaataggaaggaaaggaggggccCGATGTGGTGCCCTTTGCCATGTAATGCTCCCTGTGGCCAGTGCTCAGAGATGCAAGTGCATGACTGAGGCACTCCTGAGCCAGTAAGTCTGTGAACTGGCACGTGTGGGATAAAACTGGATGCATTCCTTGCCTCGAATATTTTGGCAGCCCTCGTACTTGATGCATGTGTGTGGGTAGAAGCTTCAGGTAGCAGATCAGAGAGAATGGACACGGAGGGCCTTGGAGGCAGGGACAGCCCGGTGGCCAGCGTACAGAGCCTGAGCCTGACGTCAGGACAGTCTGGGACAGATGTTGGGCATGTGAAGGAATCAGGGCCAGGGGAGCAGAGTGGGCAGAGGTAGAGAGGGAGCCTCGGGAGCGAGCCAGGCAGTGCAAGCTAGCAGACACAGGGCCTGGGTCAGCTCTGCCAAGCTGGAGCGAGTACCTGCCTACAGGAGGAAGGCTTCCCGCGGGAGAAGGCAGGGCCCCAGCACCCAGCCCTGGCCATTCAGCTctgtccttccttctccttccccacaCCCTGCGAAGCCAAGGGTTGCCTCATCTTGTCTTTCCAGTGACTCTTGTTTCACCCAGTTCACACACTGCACACGTACACTGTCACTGTGCTACTGGACTTTACAGTGAGGGAATGCTCAGGGCACACACTACACACAGCTGGGGTACAGAATCCGCTACCTGCTACTCACGTGGTACCTTTGTTCAGGGTGGAACTGCTAACGTGCAAAGCTCTCATAGCGTATGGGTGAACACGCCCTGGGACCCTTTGCTCTGTCCTCTCCTTCTGGGGCCTCATCCTTTAGGTTATAATTGGGATGACCCTGTGGGAATATTTGCCCGGGAGCGTCGGGCTTCACACAGACATTCTGCATTCTCATGAGCACCACCCCATTTCACTCTCCAAACTGTCCGGGTTTGCAGGACAATCACATGGCCACCTTGGCGATAATCCTTGTGACTTCCCCTTTTCTGATCTTCAACCTGTCCACGTTCTTTGAGGATTAAGGTTCTCTGTCTCAGGTTGTGGTGATAACCTCAATGCTGATATGGGCTGTGATACAAGTTTTGCTCTGAAACATGTCCACGTGTTCtgaatatatatcacatttatttctaaatgcaGGAATGGAAATTTCAGAAAACCAGAAGAAACTTGCCATGTTAAATGCTCAAAAGGCAGGACATGGAAAGTCAAAAGGTAAGTTATGGAGAAGGCTTTGTCCCCTTAATGCTTATCAGTATTCTCCTGAAAATGGGAGCATACCCCAAGTTGTCAGCCTGTGACCAGCTTGGAGCAAGGAGAACAGTAGAAGTTAGAACTCAAGGGCAGGTCCAGAACAGGGGCCAGGTGAAGGTGGCCTGTGTTTGGTTTTGAATGTGCGTCAGTGTTTGCTTCCATTGGAATGTGGGCATAGGAAACCTTCAGAGGGGCTGCTGGAGGGTGGTGGACCTCCTTGCCTGCCTGGGgcccctctgctcccctcccccaagTGCTGATGGTGTTAGCCACAAGGTCACGCACATCCCCAGTCTGAGGCAAACCAAGGACTCTTGCATCTTTTAGGCATGAGAGGACAAAATCTCAAACCCCAAACTGCTTGTCAGCTGTAGGCTGGATATAGTCTAGTTTAAGTAAGAAAAAGATGTAAAGGTTCGGTACATCAGGCAAGGAGTTAGACAAAAAAAGACACGTGAGCTGATTTAGGGCGGTGATTCCCTAATCTCCATGCACATTAGAATTCCCTGGGGAAGCTGTTCAAAAATGCTGATGCCCAGGCCGCATACCCAGGGGCTCTGATGCACTAAGATTTGTCCACACAAATCTGGCCCAACAGGATGCAGATAATCTGGCCCAACAGGAATTCAGTAATAAGgatttttccccaaaaaatatGCACTGTATTCTTAGAAACTTTATTCCCGTCATCTTTCTACTTTAAAAGGCATTTACCCCATGAAATGTATCTCTTTTGGTATTTTCCTGACTGCAAATGCAAAAACAAGGACCAACGAATCCCAGGACTGCAATAGACCACTGACCTTTAGTCAGTGAAGAACTGATTCCCCAAACCACACTTAACACTCCCCTGCTTTCTCCATGCAAATGCAGAATTTCTTTTCCCCACTAAGTTACAAATATCTTTAAGGCAGAAAAACccatgttattaatttttttaaatctccac of the Homo sapiens chromosome 13, GRCh38.p14 Primary Assembly genome contains:
- the SPATA13 gene encoding spermatogenesis-associated protein 13 isoform 2 (isoform 2 is encoded by transcript variant 2), with product MTSASPEDQNAPVGCPKGARRRRPISVIGGVSLYGTNQTEELDNLLTQPASRPPMPAHQVPPYKAVSARFRPFTFSQSTPIGLDRVGRRRQMRASNVSSDGGTEPSALVDDNGSEEDFSYEDLCQASPRYLQPGGEQLAINELISDGNVVCAEALWDHVTMDDQELGFKAGDVIQVLEASNKDWWWGRSEDKEAWFPASFVRLRVNQEELSENSSSTPSEEQDEEASQSRHRHCENKQQMRTNVIREIMDTERVYIKHLRDICEGYIRQCRKHTGMFTVAQLATIFGNIEDIYKFQRKFLKDLEKQYNKEEPHLSEIGSCFLQNQEGFAIYSEYCNNHPGACLELANLMKQGKYRHFFEACRLLQQMIDIAIDGFLLTPVQKICKYPLQLAELLKYTTQEHGDYSNIKAAYEAMKNVACLINERKRKLESIDKIARWQVSIVGWEGLDILDRSSELIHSGELTKITKQGKSQQRTFFLFDHQLVSCKKDLLRRDMLYYKGRLDMDEMELVDLGDGRDKDCNLSVKNAFKLVSRTTDEVYLFCAKKQEDKARWLQACADERRRVQEDKEMGMEISENQKKLAMLNAQKAGHGKSKGYNRCPVAPPHQGLHPIHQRHITMPTSVPQQQVFGLAEPKRKSSLFWHTFNRLTPFRK
- the SPATA13 gene encoding spermatogenesis-associated protein 13 isoform 5 (isoform 5 is encoded by transcript variant 5); translated protein: MGFIIHIQQVKKQRKKLDQGLILKKEKYRKEKKCASLSFEVSSDGGTEPSALVDDNGSEEDFSYEDLCQASPRYLQPGGEQLAINELISDGNVVCAEALWDHVTMDDQELGFKAGDVIQVLEASNKDWWWGRSEDKEAWFPASFVRLRVNQEELSENSSSTPSEEQDEEASQSRHRHCENKQQMRTNVIREIMDTERVYIKHLRDICEGYIRQCRKHTGMFTVAQLATIFGNIEDIYKFQRKFLKDLEKQYNKEEPHLSEIGSCFLQNQEGFAIYSEYCNNHPGACLELANLMKQGKYRHFFEACRLLQQMIDIAIDGFLLTPVQKICKYPLQLAELLKYTTQEHGDYSNIKAAYEAMKNVACLINERKRKLESIDKIARWQVSIVGWEGLDILDRSSELIHSGELTKITKQGKSQQRTFFLFDHQLVSCKKDLLRRDMLYYKGRLDMDEMELVDLGDGRDKDCNLSVKNAFKLVSRTTDEVYLFCAKKQEDKARWLQACADERRRVQEDKEMGMEISENQKKLAMLNAQKAGHGKSKGYNRCPVAPPHQGLHPIHQRHITMPTSVPQQQVFGLAEPKRKSSLFWHTFNRLTPFRK
- the SPATA13 gene encoding spermatogenesis-associated protein 13 isoform 6 (isoform 6 is encoded by transcript variant 6); protein product: MVARGEIARFWSLESLHLVSSDGGTEPSALVDDNGSEEDFSYEDLCQASPRYLQPGGEQLAINELISDGNVVCAEALWDHVTMDDQELGFKAGDVIQVLEASNKDWWWGRSEDKEAWFPASFVRLRVNQEELSENSSSTPSEEQDEEASQSRHRHCENKQQMRTNVIREIMDTERVYIKHLRDICEGYIRQCRKHTGMFTVAQLATIFGNIEDIYKFQRKFLKDLEKQYNKEEPHLSEIGSCFLQNQEGFAIYSEYCNNHPGACLELANLMKQGKYRHFFEACRLLQQMIDIAIDGFLLTPVQKICKYPLQLAELLKYTTQEHGDYSNIKAAYEAMKNVACLINERKRKLESIDKIARWQVSIVGWEGLDILDRSSELIHSGELTKITKQGKSQQRTFFLFDHQLVSCKKDLLRRDMLYYKGRLDMDEMELVDLGDGRDKDCNLSVKNAFKLVSRTTDEVYLFCAKKQEDKARWLQACADERRRVQEDKEMGMEISENQKKLAMLNAQKAGHGKSKGYNRCPVAPPHQGLHPIHQRHITMPTSVPQQQVFGLAEPKRKSSLFWHTFNRLTPFRK